The proteins below come from a single Sphingomicrobium sediminis genomic window:
- the tgt gene encoding tRNA guanosine(34) transglycosylase Tgt produces MSRFSFQISATDGAARRGEIAMQRGTIQTPAFMPVGTAATVKAMRPGEVAATGADILLGNTYHLMLRPGADRMERLGGLHKFMNWDKPILTDSGGYQVMSLGELRKMSEEGVEFKSHLDGSRHMITPEGSMEIQRKLGTDIVMAFDECTPYPATHEVAEKSMELSMRWAKRSRDGFDSGEEHAARAALFGIQQGSMYEDLRQRSTDALLEIGFDGYAVGGLAVGEGHEKMCATLDFAAPMLPHDKPRYLMGVGKPDDLIEAVRRGIDMFDCVLPSRSGRTGQAFTRDGPLNIRNARFAEDEAPLDAECSCPTCAEFSRAYVHHLVRSGEILGAMLMTGHNLHFYQDWMRAMREAIEEGRFDAHADAALERYRARKIATS; encoded by the coding sequence ATGTCCCGATTTTCATTCCAGATTTCCGCGACCGACGGCGCCGCGCGCCGCGGCGAGATCGCGATGCAGCGCGGTACGATCCAGACGCCCGCCTTCATGCCTGTCGGCACTGCCGCGACGGTCAAGGCGATGCGCCCTGGCGAGGTCGCCGCGACCGGTGCCGATATTCTGCTCGGCAATACCTATCACCTGATGCTCCGCCCCGGCGCCGACCGGATGGAGCGATTGGGCGGCCTCCACAAATTCATGAACTGGGACAAGCCGATCCTGACCGACAGCGGCGGCTATCAGGTGATGAGCCTCGGCGAACTGCGGAAAATGTCGGAAGAGGGCGTCGAGTTCAAAAGCCATCTGGATGGCTCGCGCCACATGATCACGCCCGAGGGCTCGATGGAGATCCAGCGCAAGCTGGGCACCGACATCGTCATGGCCTTCGACGAATGCACGCCATACCCCGCCACCCACGAGGTCGCGGAAAAGTCGATGGAGCTCTCGATGCGCTGGGCCAAGCGCAGCCGCGACGGGTTCGATAGCGGCGAGGAACATGCCGCGCGCGCCGCGCTCTTTGGTATCCAGCAAGGCTCGATGTACGAGGATCTGCGCCAGCGCTCGACCGATGCGCTGCTCGAGATCGGCTTCGACGGTTATGCCGTGGGCGGCCTGGCGGTGGGTGAGGGGCATGAGAAGATGTGCGCGACACTCGATTTCGCCGCGCCCATGCTGCCGCATGACAAGCCGCGCTACCTTATGGGCGTCGGCAAGCCCGACGACCTGATTGAGGCGGTGCGTCGCGGCATCGACATGTTCGATTGCGTGCTCCCTAGCCGGTCGGGTCGCACCGGGCAGGCGTTTACGCGCGACGGACCGCTCAATATCCGCAATGCCCGCTTCGCCGAGGACGAGGCGCCGCTCGATGCCGAGTGTAGCTGCCCGACCTGCGCCGAATTCAGCCGCGCCTATGTCCACCATCTCGTCCGGTCGGGCGAGATTCTGGGCGCGATGCTGATGACCGGGCACAATCTCCATTTCTACCAGGACTGGATGCGGGCGATGCGCGAGGCCATCGAGGAGGGCCGTTTCGACGCCCACGCAGATGCCGCGCTGGAGCGGTATCGCGCGCGAAAAATCGCCACTTCTTAA
- a CDS encoding glycosyltransferase family 39 protein — protein METITPASETRSRTLAFVAAGLFAILCVWLNPVGYVGAGADDEQYLEAARCWVAYGGPCLPEDHWWSRWPVIAPVAASIALFGESRFAVGVGPALSWALAMFSIAALGTRWFGWRAGVAALVALAATPVVAVFALTPNPNVTELAFQLAALLAATIAFQRQSVGYAVLGGLLAAFALASRNTSILFLGISAWSWLFLDADKRKVLLWAILGLAIGVMAEMAVYAAATGDPLYRYLLAMNHTGIPSAALPDDFDITQSALFNPAYVAAWEREAGVQVFWPIDGWLNLMVGARMAPLLWSALFAVVLLRSNLAASTKRHLGMLWLATAFIVVMLTWGLAIDPKARMFMGLAAVSALTLGAIIKASWGKPAASLALGLLIAHVGLSLVTIRAYPASREAEKVAATWIAEHGDRIELHHGAASYLTLLPESHDLPLRGAGRDLLIAMTGGPCEALVGSDEDGPTGRVLASAGGNAASQGRICLFEYADDYWERFPERLGAGENGVEGEI, from the coding sequence ATGGAAACCATTACGCCCGCGTCCGAGACGCGCAGCCGGACCCTCGCTTTCGTGGCGGCAGGGCTGTTCGCGATATTGTGCGTGTGGCTCAATCCGGTCGGCTATGTCGGCGCGGGCGCCGATGACGAACAATATCTCGAGGCTGCGCGCTGCTGGGTCGCTTATGGCGGTCCGTGCCTGCCCGAGGATCATTGGTGGTCGCGCTGGCCGGTCATAGCGCCGGTCGCTGCATCGATCGCTTTGTTCGGCGAGAGCCGTTTCGCGGTCGGCGTCGGCCCGGCGCTCAGCTGGGCGCTGGCCATGTTCTCGATCGCTGCGCTCGGCACACGCTGGTTCGGCTGGCGCGCCGGTGTTGCCGCACTGGTCGCGCTCGCCGCCACGCCCGTCGTCGCCGTATTCGCGCTGACGCCCAACCCGAACGTTACTGAACTCGCCTTCCAGCTGGCCGCCTTGCTGGCCGCGACGATCGCCTTCCAACGCCAGTCGGTCGGCTATGCGGTGCTTGGAGGTCTGCTCGCTGCCTTTGCGCTGGCCAGCCGCAATACGTCGATCCTCTTCCTCGGCATCTCGGCCTGGAGCTGGCTCTTCCTCGACGCGGACAAGCGCAAGGTACTACTCTGGGCGATCCTTGGCCTCGCCATCGGCGTGATGGCCGAGATGGCCGTCTATGCCGCCGCCACCGGCGATCCGCTCTATCGCTACCTCCTCGCGATGAACCATACGGGCATCCCGTCGGCTGCCTTGCCCGACGATTTCGACATCACCCAATCGGCTTTGTTCAATCCGGCCTATGTCGCCGCGTGGGAGCGCGAGGCGGGGGTGCAGGTCTTCTGGCCGATCGACGGCTGGCTCAACCTGATGGTCGGCGCGCGCATGGCACCGTTGCTGTGGAGCGCCCTGTTCGCGGTCGTCCTGTTGCGCTCCAACCTCGCCGCTTCGACCAAGCGCCATCTCGGCATGCTGTGGCTCGCCACGGCCTTCATCGTCGTCATGCTCACATGGGGCCTCGCCATCGACCCCAAGGCACGCATGTTCATGGGGCTCGCAGCCGTATCAGCACTGACCCTTGGCGCAATCATCAAGGCGAGCTGGGGCAAGCCTGCCGCCAGCCTCGCGCTCGGCCTGCTCATCGCCCATGTCGGCCTGTCGCTGGTGACGATCCGGGCCTATCCCGCCAGCAGGGAGGCCGAGAAGGTGGCCGCGACTTGGATCGCCGAGCATGGCGACCGCATCGAATTGCACCATGGCGCGGCGAGCTATCTCACCCTGCTTCCCGAAAGCCATGACTTGCCACTGCGCGGGGCGGGTCGCGACTTGCTGATCGCGATGACCGGCGGCCCGTGCGAAGCGTTGGTCGGCAGCGACGAAGACGGCCCCACCGGGCGCGTCCTTGCCAGCGCAGGCGGCAATGCCGCCAGCCAGGGCCGCATCTGCCTGTTCGAATATGCCGATGATTATTGGGAGCGCTTCCCCGAGCGCCTCGGTGCCGGGGAGAATGGGGTCGAAGGCGAGATCTAG